Proteins co-encoded in one Pogona vitticeps strain Pit_001003342236 chromosome 9, PviZW2.1, whole genome shotgun sequence genomic window:
- the SELENON gene encoding selenoprotein N: protein MAARGGKGSGPAEGCAASGAKADREAVGDGGLPPPRRAPPPRLPRLGLALALLVAGLAVKYYRDSEAARRQETALKSLGNEGLFLFSSLDTNNDLFISPEEFKPIAEKLTGIVPAASAEEEEVLDPSGETISVLARFQPLLMETMTKSKDGFLGVSHLALSGLRNWTAPASPVSVMFARQFKAFLPPKNKVELGDPWWVIPSELNIFTGYLPNNRFYPPAPKGKEILIHKLLSMFHPRPFVKTRFAPQGTVACIQAVADFYYKIAFRIHAEFQLNEPPDFPFWFSPAQFTGYIVLSKDSSHVREFKLFVPNNRSLNVDMEWLYGALESSNMEVDIGYLPQMELESLGPSIPSVIHDENGNVIDSREGEPIQFIFEDIAWQGEISWEEAVSKLEVAMYPFKKVSYLPFTQAFERAKSENKLVHSILLWGALDDQSCUGSGRTLRETVLESSPILTFLNESFINSWSLVKELEDIQAKREDEINSKLAGLHLEKYNFPVEIMICLPNGTVVHHINANYFLDITSMKPEEVESSIFSFSASFEDPSTATYLQFLKEGLQKAKPFLQT from the exons ATGGCGGCCCGCGGAGGGAAGGGGAGCGGGCCGGCCGAGGGCTGCGCGGCGTCTGGCGCCAAGGCCGACCGCGAGGCCGTAGGCGACGGCGGCCTTCCTCCGCCGCGCCGGGCCCCGCCGCCTCGCTTGCCCCGCCTGGGCCTGGCTTTGGCCCTGTTGGTGGCCGGGCTAGCCGTGAAGTACTACCGGGACTCGGAGGCGGCCCGGCGGCAG GAGACGGCCCTGAAATCTCTGGGAAACGAAggccttttcctcttctcttccttggATACTAACAACGACCTGTTCATCAGTCCAGAGGAGTTCAAGCCAATTGCAGAGAAGCTAACTG GCATTGTTCCGGCTGCTAGcgctgaggaggaagaggtgctGGATCCCAGTGGAGAAACCATCTCAGTCTTGGCCAGATTCCAGCCCCTGCTGATGGAAACCATGACAAAAAGCAAGGACGGCTTCCTTGGT GTTTCTCACCTTGCCCTTTCTGGGCTTCGCAACTGGACGGCTCCAGCATCTCCTGTGAGTGTGATGTTTGCCCGGCAATTCAAGGCTTTCCTTCCGCCAAAGAACAAGGTGGAACTGGGTGATCCTTGGTGGGTCATTCCTAGTGAACTCAACATCTTTACAGGGTATCTTCCCAACAATCGCTTTTACCCTCCGGCTCCCAAAGGCAAAGAG ATTTTAATTCACAAACTCTTGAGTATGTTCCACCCCCGGCCTTTTGTGAAAACTCGCTTTGCTCCTCAAGGAACCGTAGCCTGCATCCAAGCTGTTGCTGATTTCTACTATAAGATTGCTTTCAG GATCCATGCAGAGTTCCAACTGAACGAACCCCCAGATTTCCCATTCTGGTTTTCACCTGCTCAGTTTACAGGCTACATTGTTCTCTCCAAGGATTCCTCCCACGTTCGAGAATTCAAGCTATTTGTCCCTAACAACAG GTCTCTCAATGTGGACATGGAGTGGCTCTACGGAGCCCTTGAGAGCAGCAACATGGAGGTGGATATAGGATACTTACCTCAG ATGGAGCTAGAATCTCTGGGGCCGTCCATCCCTTCCGTGATTCATGATGAAAACGGGAATGTGATTGACAGCAGAGAAGGGGAACCCATTCAGTTCATCTTTGAAGACATCGCCTGGCAGGGAGAAATAAGCTGGGAAGAGGCAGTCAGCAAACTGGAAGTGGCCATGTATCCCTTTAAGAAA GTTTCCTACCTTCCTTTTACACAAGCTTTTGAGCGAGCAAAATCAGAGAACAAACTCGTCCACTCTATCCTGTTGTGGGGTGCGCTAGATGATCAGTCATGCTGAG GCTCAGGGCGAACTCTCCGGGAAACCGTCCTGGAAAGTTCGCCCATCCTCACTTTTCTGAATGAAAGTTTTATCAATAGCTGGTCGCTGGTGAAGGAACTGGAGGATATACAG GCGAAGAGAGAGGatgagatcaacagcaaactggcaGGTCTCCATCTTGAAAAGTATAACTTCCCAGTGGAGATCATGATCTGCCTGCCCAATGGCACTGTG GTCCATCACATCAATGCCAACTATTTTCTGGATATTACTTCTATGAAGCCCGAAGAAGTTGAGAGCAGCATCTTTAGTTTTTCTGCCAGTTTTGAAGATCCCTCAACAGCAACCTACCTCCAGTTCCTTAAAGAAGGACTTCAGAAAGCAAAACCATTCTTGCAGACCTAA